GTAATAGAGTAAAGTGGCATTTCCTGCTAACTCTTGTAAACCCGCTTGTCCATCACAATCAGCATTAAAAGCTGCCTTCAAACAGCGAATTGCGATCGGACTTTTTTCTAATATTTCATTTGCCCATTTAATCCCTTCCGCTTCCAACTCCTCCACTGGCACCACGCAATTAACTAAACCCATTTCTACAGCTTGTTTCGCATCATATTGACGGCACAAATACCAAATTTCTCGTGCCTTTTTCTGCCCCACAATTCTGGCTAAATAACTAGCACCAAATCCCCCATCAAAGCTGCCTACTTTTGGGCCAGTTTGACCGAAAATTGCATTATCTGCTGCTATTGTCAAATCGCAGATAATATGCAGTACGTGACCGCCACCGATCGCATATCCAGCCACCAGCGCAATCACCACCTTCGGCATCGATCGAATCAACCGTTGCAAATCCAACACATTCAAACGCGGCACTCCATCATCGCCCACATAGCCGCCCGTTCCCCGCACGCTTTGATCGCCACCCGCACAAAAAGCATACTTACCATCAGTATGAGGCCCAGCACCAGTAAAAAGCACTACTCCGATACTGCTATCTTCACGGGCATCACAAAAAGCATCATAAAGTTCAAACACCGTTTTCGGGCGAAAAGCATTCCGCTTGTGAGGACGGTTAATCGTAATTTTCGCGATGCCGTCCATTTTGTGATATAGGATATCTTCGTAGGTTTTGGCAGTTTGCCATTCAACTTGCATAGATTGGTTAGTAGAATTAATTGCAATTCTCTATCCTATTTCCTTAAATAAACCATTCCGACGAACGCTCCCCCAATTCAATCGGAATGTTCACCGCTTTACCCAGACGGGGACGCTCTTTCGTCTGTTCGATATATTTTTGCACCTGGGCAGCGTTATTCCAAGCTTGGATATAACTGGCAATCGTATCCAAATGAGCGATATATTCCGCTTCTGAAAGAGGAAAAGAAGCTTGTTCGAGATATTTCCACATCACTTGCAGGAAAATCTTGCCCTGACTGCGCCGCACCTGCACATCGAAAGAGTATCCCCACTTATCAAGTAAAATCTGACGTAACTCCTGTCCTGTCATAACCGCTCTGTAATTATTTCCTCAAACGTGCTTCTAGATTATTAGGACTTCCCCAGCAACTTCAAGCAGTTAAGACAAAGGATGAAGTCTGAAGGATGAAGTATAAAATAAACAATTTTCTCCCCTGCTCCCCTGCTCCCCATCTCCCCATCCCCCCACCTCCCCATCCTCTCTTCCTTCAAATCAATAACTTCTAAATATGAGACGGGTGTCAAAAAATGTAATAATACCCCTGAGAAAGTTGTAGACCAGTTTCTCAAAGGTTTTTTAAGACCTTGCCAGAGAGCGGCTTATCGCACGTTCACAACCGCAGGCTGGGAAAACTTTGAAATTTTCTCAGATTCTTGACAAAGATACACAATTAAGCATAGATTATGGCTCAAGTTTCGGGATCAGCTGACGTACCCGATATGGGGCGTCGTCAGTTTATGAATTTGCTAACATTTGGCACCATCACGGGAACGGCTTTAGGAGCCTTATATCCCGTTGTCAAATATTTTATTCCCCCATCTGCTGGTGGTAGTGGTGGTGGCGCGATCGCAAAAGACGCTCTGGGCAACGACCTGATTGTGAGCGAATATTTGCAGACTCACAACCCAGGCGACCACTCCCTTGCTCAAGGACTCAAAGGCGACCCCACCTACGTTGTGGTTACCGATGAAAGAGCCATTGGAGATTTTGGCATCAACGCCATCTGTACCCACTTGGGTTGCGTCGTACCTTGGAACGTTGCCGAGAACAAATTTAAATGTCCTTGCCACGGTTCACAATACGACAGCAACGGTAAGGTAGTGCGCGGGCCAGCCCCCCTATCTCTGGCACTGGTTCATGCCACCGTGACAGCAGACGACAAGATTAACTTTACGCCTTGGACGGAAACCGACTTCCGCACTGGCGAAGCACCTTGGTGGGCTTAACGATTTTAGATTTTGGATTTGAGATTGAAAAATTGAACGAATCCGAAATCGAGAATGCCCAAACTAAAAACTGAGAACTATAGATTTGACTTTGGTCACGGAATCTTTGTAATTACAGATGAAAAAAGTTCGTTTACTGTCACGCGGTAGCAAATGGGCGATCGGTAAAATCGCAGTATTAGCGATCGCAACATTTGCACTCTTCTTTGCCAGCGATTTAGTACTCCCTCAATCCGCCGCCGCCTACCCCTTCTGGGCGCAAGCAACCGCCCCAGAAACACCCCGCGAACCCACCGGACGGATCGTTTGTGCCAACTGTCACCTAGCAGCTAAACCCGCCGAAGTAGAATTACCCCAATCCGTTCTACCCGACACCGTATTTGAAGCTGTAGTCAAAATTCCTTATGACCTCAGCGCTCAACAAGTACTCGGCGACGGTTCCAAAGGCGGCTTAAACGTCGGTGCCGTCCTCATGTTGCCCGAAGGCTTCAAAATCGCTCCGGAAGATAGAATTCCGGAAGAAATGAAAGAAAAAGTCGAAGGACTTTATTACCAAACATACAAAGAAGGCCAAGATAACGTCGTTATTATTGGGCCATTACCGGGCGAACAATACCAAGAAATCGTTTTCCCTGTACTCTCCCCCAACCCCGCAACCGATAAAAACATCCACTTCGGTAAATACCCCGTTCACTTAGGCGCTAACCGGGGACGCGGACAAGTTTACCCCGCAGGTAACAAGAGCAACAACAACGTTTACAACGCTTCCGTCGGCGGCACCGTTACTAAAATTGCCCCAGTTGAAGATGGCGGCTACGAAGTAACCATTCAAACCGAAGATGGCAAAACCGTTGTCGAAGCCATCCCCGCAGGCCCAGAATTGCTCGTCTCGGAAGGCCAACCAGTAAACTCTGGCGACGCCCTGACTAACAACCCCAACGTAGGTGGATTCGGTCAAGATGACGGCGAAATCGTTCTCCAAGACGCCAATCGCATTAAATGGCTGATCCTGTTCTTCATCGGCATCATGCTATCTCAAACCTTCCTCGTACTGAAGAAGAAACAAATCGAGAAAGTGCAAGCCGCCGAAATGAACTTCTAGGTTTTGCTTTAACTCAATAATTAACCAAAATATGGCATAGGGCGGGATTTTTCCGTCCTTTTTCTTTTTTATCATTATTGATAACTTCACCGAAACTTTATTCAGCTGGCTCGAAAAAAGCTTGACACTTAATGTTCGAGGTTATTACTTTAGATGGATGTAGCAAAGATTAAAAAATAACGGTCTTTTGATACAAGCTTGAATTGAGTTTGTTTGAGAGTAACTGACTAAGCTTAAATTCCTATGAAAAATGTATTAACTGGTTTGGCAGTTGGGTTGAGTTTGCTGGTGGGTGTCAGTTATTCTGTAGAGGCTGCTACAGTTACTCTTTACAATGGCTCTGGATCGCCCAGTAGTCAAGGATGGCTGATTGGTGGTGGAGTTAGAACTGTTCTTGGAAATCCTGCACCAGTTGCACTATCTGAAACACCTGTAGCTGGAGGAGTTCAAGTAGTTACTAATGCCAACTCAGCTGAATATGCCGGCTATAGTAACTACAATCCTTTTACATCTTCTCTTGTTAACGCTTCATTTCCCTCCCTAGACCGAACTCTTGGCTACAGCATTACTTTCAGCGTTGCCCTCAACTCTACCACAAGCAATAGTAACGATCGCGCTGCTTTCTCCATCACCGTTATCAGTAGCGATACTTCAGCTATTGAGTTAGGTTTCGAGAATGGCTTGATTTTTGCTCAAAATGCTACTTTCACTCGTGGAGAAAATGCTGCTTTTAACACAACCTCTGCTAGCACTTATACATTAACTGTATTAAATAGTGGTTATACACTTTCCAACGGTTCTCAAACATTGAGTGGTTCGTTGCGTAATTACATCTTTAATCCAGCAACCAGCAGTCCGCCTTTACCATCAAACCCTTATACAACTCCAAACGCCTTATTCTTTGGTGATAACACCGGGCAAGAATTTGGCACTTTTACCCTCGGTGCTGCCTCACTTACTACTAATGACGCTACCCCCGTACCATTCGGTTTTCATCCTACCTTCGGTTTATTTATACTGGGAGTTTGGGCGACATTTCATCATTTCAAAAATAAAAAGAAATGAAATTTGCACTACTGCTTTATTTCCAACAAGCAAGATATTGGTTATTAGCTATATTAGGTGCATTAATTGTCATCAACCTTCAATTAAACTGGCGATTTACAACCAACCTTTCCCAATTAACCATTAGTATTTTCTTTTGGGTTGCTGCATTATCCCTAATTTATAAAAAACGCCATAACCTTAAATTAGAAAGCGATTTTTTTTCAACTATAATGGGGATATTATTAATTGTTTGGGTGCTGGTTCGCAATGCAAATCAGACCAGTAATGATGATATCTTACAATACTTATCACCTTTTTTCTCAGCTATAGGAGTTGCTTTACTAGCTTCTGGAATTAAAGAAATAAAACAATATTGGCAGCCATTAATAACAGTCTTTTTCTTAAGCTTACCAAACTTAACCATAATAAATCTCATGGAGAAGACTATGAAAATTAGCCTTCTCAGTGCCAAGATTTGCAATTTCGTTCTTTGGTACTTAGGATTTCCAGTTTACCGCCAAGGCGTCATAGTTATTTTACCGAAAGGAGCTATTGAAATATACGCAGGCTGCGCTGGTATCGATATTATTATTTTACTGCTACAACTTTCAGTAATATTTTTTTTCTTTTTTAATTGCAAAACCTACCAAAAATTATTATTACCGATGGTAGCTATTGCCTTAGCATTGGTAGTTAATAGTGGGCGATTGGTTTGGATGGCTCTTTTGGTTAATTCTTCTAACCAAGCAGCTTTTGATTATTGGCACGGAGCAGAAGGAGCGCAAATATTTTGTAACATTTCTATAGTACTTTTTGGAATAGCGTGTCATTTTTTTATCCGGCAAAATGACCAAAAAATGACTACTTAATAGATTTAAACAGCAATGATTATTCCTAATAAAATCCGCATCTTTATTTTAGCTGTAACGTTCAGTGGAATTGTTCTTACATCGATCGAATTTTTTGTTGCTCCCTCTTTAGGTAAAAGGATACAATTTGATTTCCCTTCCCAAATTCCTTTACCAGGATGGCAACTTACCGAAAGTAATCTCATCAATAATAAGAGTCAAGATAATTACCAATATGTAAGCGGAAAATTCTATAAATATCAACAGAATCAATATACTATCGATATAGAGATGCGCTATTTAGTACATACAAATGGTAGCATTCCAGACCTAATAAAAATTTACACCTTTATCGAACCATCTTCTAATCTAATATCGCTAAACACGAGTAAAATAAAAAATGTAGGCTTTCACAATCTGTTTGTAAGCCAAGGAAGAGCTTATTTGAATGCTTGTATTAATCCTAGAGGAGGTAGTACTGTTACTAATCAACAGTTTGCTGAAAATCGTCGTAATTATGACTTAAAATTTAGTCGTTTACTTCCTTGGCTAATCGGTAAAGAAAACCTCCGGGATTGGCGTTGTCTTTGGGTAAATATGTCTGTTCCTTTAGATAATTCTTCTCCTCAAGAAGCATACCGCATATTAGAAAAAGCATGGATTTATTGGTATCAATGGTGGAGTACTCGTTTCCCCAAGCCTTGAGCAAATTACTATTTTAGAGAAAATTTTATGAATGAATTGCCGGAAATTGAATGGCGAACTACTTCTTTAATCCGCGTAGCGGGATATGGTTTATTATTATTAGCAGCTTTTGACTACGTTAATATTTTTATTCCTTCACGTTTTACCAATCCGGTATGGGAATTTCAGATGATGGCAGAATTGATAGAAAAATCGCCTGTCCCTTTGATAGGGCTGGTATTTGTATTTTATGGTAAAGATGAATTTCGCAGAGAAATTGAAAATATTTTCTTGAGAATTTTATCTTGGTTTTGCTTAGTGGTTGCCATATTGTATATAGTGCTAATACCGTTGGGAGTAAATAACACGATCAGAATCAATAATTTAAATAATTCCCAAATAAATAATCAACTTTCCCAACAACTTGGCCAACTTCAACAAGTTACTACCAGACTAAATGAAGCTTCGTCTCAACAAAATATAGCTAATCTTTATAATGCGATTACTCGTCAAAATCTTCCGCCAAATATTAACAATCCCGAAGAACTGAAAAAACGACTTTTATCAGAAGTCGAGGCAACTCGAAATCGAGTGCAAATGGAAGCTGAAACTACGCGCAAAAATCAAAAGATTAACCTTCTGAAGAATTCTGTTAAATGGAATTTAGGTGCTATTATATGCGGTGTTTTGTTTATGATGGTTTGGAGAATTACTAATTGGGCACGTTAATCTTGATAGGCTATCTTGGTAAGCAATGATTTCATGTAAATTCAGATAGCTATATTTCATAGTATGGACTTTAGTCATTATTTATTTGAGTACGAGAGGACTGAAGTCCTCAATACAAACCTTTTGATTCTTGTGGCTGAATCGAATTCAGGAATAAAATAATTCTGACTCGGAGAATTCTGACTCCTGAATTCTGAATTCTTTAATTACAATGGCTGATAAACTTGATAGTTAATATTGGGGAAAATGTTATCAATGGCTTCTACTTTGCTGAGCCAACCACTGTCAATTTTGCCAGCTTTGATATCTTCGTAGAGTTTGTTGAAGCGCCTGAGATGCGATCGCGTCCGGCGTACTGCATATGGAACCATCGTACCAGTCCGCATGATAAACGCCCAGTCAGAAGATTGGGCCAAGAGCAATTCTCGCGCCGCTTGATTGAGGGCACGATATTCCAACTCATTAGCAGCTTCTATTTTTCCCAACTCGATCATCCGTTCTGCCGCTTTGTGCAAGTAGGGATAAATCCAAGAATTAGTATCGTTGAGCCAATATTCGTGAAAACCTTTAAAACCCCAACTAGATTGAGCCAGACGAACAACTTGTTGCTGAGGATGAGTGCGTAAATAATCTGCTAAATGAGTCATGGCATAGGTACTTTGGTCGTGCCAAGTTTTGCGGAACAGGAAATCCAAAAACCAAGGGCCCTCGTACCACCAGTGACCGAACAACTCCGCATCGTAGGGTGAAACAATGATGGGCGGACGTTCCATTACATTATATAGATGCTGGACTTGCCGCTCCCGGTTATACATAAAGTTACCCGCGTGTTCGGCTGCCTTTTGCCTTGCCCAATAAGGGTCATAAAGAGTTTTATCAGCTAAACCCAATCCCCGACCAGTTATTTTGTGATACTTAATACCGATATTTTTGCGCTGACCATTGGGCATGATGTAAGGTTTAATATATTCGTATTCTGCTTCCCAACCCAAATCCTTATAAAATTCTCGATATTCCGGGTCGCCTGGATATCCTAATTGAGAAGACCAGACCTGATGAGCGGATTCGTGGTCGCGACCGTAAGCAGCGATACCTGACTCTGTAAACACCGGTGCATAAGTACCGTAGCGCGCGCGGGGCTTACCGTAAATAATGCCATGTCCGTCAATCAGAAAATAGCGCAAACCAGCATCCGCCAGCATTCGCTCTAGTCCGTTATAGTAAGCACACTCCGGCAACCACATTCCTCTCGGAGGACAGCCAAAATTTTCCTCGTAGTGTTCGCAGGCTACTTTAATTTGCGCCCAAACTGCTTGAGGATAAATTTTCATTAAAGGCAAATAGCCATGAGTAGCGCCACAAGTAATGATTTCTAAGTTATTGCTATCCTGGTACTGCTTAAAAGCAGTGACTAAATCCCCTTGATAGCTTTCCCAAACCTTACGGGTAGTTTGAAATTCTTTAGCGTAATATTCAGCTAAGTACCGAAGATGACCGTTATGTTGATGATGGTCGATTTCCTTTTCCGCCAACTCTTGTAGCTGGGCTAAATGCTTATCGTAGCGCTCTTGCAATAAAGGATCGCGTAACATTGACACCAAAGGAGGCGTCAAGCTCATCGTAATTTTAAAGTCAATCCCATCTCGCTTTAATCCCTCAAACATGAGTAGTAAAGGGACATAGGTTTCCGTAATGGCTTCATAAAGCCACTCTTCTTCCAATACGTAGTCACTTTCGGGGTGTCGAACGAAGGGCAAGTGGGCGTGGAGGACAAGAGCGAGATAGCCGATAGCCATAATGATTCAATGGGGTGGATTAGGGTGAAACCGCAGCAGGATGTAGAAGGGTTTAAAGTATTTTAAGATTTTAAGGCGAAAGCAGCAGTATCCCAATTATCGCTAAATCATCTTGGCAATTAAATTAAATAAACTAATTTGGGTTTAAGCTCTATATCTTAGTGACAAGGTGAGAAAAAAAAGTTACCAGGACATGGGAAAGAGGGAGGAGGGAGAAGAGAAGGTCGATCGACAACAGTTGCTTTATTAACGTTTCCTCACAATCGTTCAGTTTTGTTTGCGCCCATTTGACCACCGATCCCGAAGTGTAATCCTGTTTCAGAACTGGTAACTGACAGATCTTGTGGTGTGTTCTCTTTATATTGTTGAAAGTATGCGATCGAAAGCATTATCCCCGACCCCAACTCCCGACTGGGAAGATTTAACCTCCCACATCGCCCCCGACTCAACTCAATTAGATAACATCAAAACCCAACTGGATTTAGTTTTGTTAGCGTTAGAAGCGTTAGCAGGAATCGGTTCGGAAGAGATGCTCGCAGCAGCCGCTTACCTAAATCTGGAATCAATGGTGAGCGATCGAGTTTCCTTGTGGCGTTTGCGCCAGTCCAGCCCTTTAAGGAAAGGACAGGGAGGGCGGAAAAAGCTAGATGTAGAAGAAGCGCGATCGCTAGTTTTAATCAGTTGTCACCTAGCCAAACAGTACCAAGAACTGATCCGTCGCGCTGTCGGTCTCCTAGAGCAGCTAACCGAACAAAACCAAAAACCCCATCAAGTCGCTCTGCTAGGAGATTATATCGATACCTTTAGCAACAAATATCAAGAGCGCATGGAAAATGGAGACAATTATACCCCTGAGTTCCTGATGCACCTTGCCCTTAAACTGCTAATCGATTTGCTCTTTTATAGCAGTCCGGGGGGGCATCGGCGTCTTTGGTTAGCACTCCTGGGCAAAAGTCAAAAATAAGACAGTCATTTGTCAACTGTCATTTGTCAGTTTTCTAAATATTTTTAAACTCGACCGACGACCAATCATCGATGACTGACGACCCATCACCCATTTAAGCTTATGTATTCCGCCAACTCACTTCTGCGACGCTACACGCCCCCCACCTGCACCCTGGAAATTGCGGCCAAAGGTTCTCCCCTCACTCGTTGGTTTGGTCGCCCTTTATTGGAAAAACTACAGTTTTCGTTAAATTTTGACGATCCCCGAATGCCAGAACACAAAAGAGCCACCGTTCGGGGTGATAAAACCCAGTTAGACGCTCTGTGTGAAGTAGTACAAAATTACGTCCAAAATTTTCTCGACCAATCTCCCGATCGATTAAATGCCTCTTTTTTAGCTCCCACATTCACAGATCCCGACCCAGAACTTGCCAACGGTTTGACCGACCCTCCTGCTACCTTAGAACTCAATCAATTAAATAGTGCGGAAACTCAACAAACCCAACTACAGCCATCTCATTCCCCAGAAAGCAACTACCCAGCCAGCGAATCTCAAAACTCATTATCATCTGCAACCAATACCGAAGCGAACCCTCACTCCGCACCGCTAGAAATTCATCAAGAAACTGGTATTTACCTACAACAAAACGGTTTGCTTTCTCACGACCTCTTTTTAGGTTCCCTAGCCACAGAAGAATCCGGGCCAATTATTCATCTCACTTTACTGCAATTATTCGATCTAGCTACTGCGCTGGATGAATACTCATCCGACTTGCTAACGTTACCCAATCTCAATCGCCCAGCCGCCATCAAAACACTACCCCCTTGGGCGAAAATTGCCGCCGCAGTTTTAGTGACCGTAGGTATCGGTACAGTTGCTTACCAAATAATCGATCGCCAAACTACAGACCAACCAGCCACGACCGCGATTAATCCAGAAACAACCCCCAACGAACAGCCACCAATAGCTGCCGTTCCCGCACCTTTAGAAACACCCGGAGTCCCTTCTCCACCAGTATCTTCCTCCCAAACCCTACCGCCTCCACCAACTACCACCACCACTCCCAGTCCGGGCGCGACCCCCCCTGCGACCCCCGGAGTCCTTCCCAGTTTGAACGGAACTTCTCCCCCCACTTCTCCTCTGGGTCCCACCCCAGGCGCAACACCTCCTGCTGGTTCTCCCGTACCACCTACCGCTAGTAGCCCAACTGCACAAACCAACCAACCGCCTGCGGCTTCTCCTTCCCCCGGCTCAGAACTATACAAACTACCCGCAAATGCTGCTTCTTCTCAGCCCAGAAGTACTAATAATCAAAGAGCAAACGTTCAAATATTGCCATCCCAAACCACCACTCGCCCTCAACCTCAACAGCAAGTAGCGGCTCAACCAAGAGTTGCGCTAACGCCTCCTTCCCCTACTCTCACGCCCCCACCACCAGCACCATCGCCACCTCCCTTAGTCGCTCCTCCGGCTCCCAAACCAGGCGATCCCTTACCGGGATCGGGAGAACAAATTGCTCTCAACCCTTCACCCCGCCAGCAACCTGCCCCTCGTCCGGCACCAGCACCGAAACTTACTAATACTCCGGCACCAACCGCTACTGTTGACCGTGCTTTTTCTGATGTGTACCAACGACAACAGGGAACGGAAAACTCACCTTCTGTTTCGGGAGCAACTGCTTCTGGCACTGAAAAAACGCCTGAAATTGCTGCTATGCCCAGACAGAACGCTACTACCGCAGAACAACTGCCAGCAGCAAGTTCGTCCCTCACTTCTCGATCGAACCCGAACCCTCTTCCCACCGCAGAAACAAACGCCAATACTTTATTTGATACGATTCCCCAGGTAGCGGAAGCCAGAAAATATTTCCAAAATCGCTGGCAACCACCAAATAGCCTAACTCAGCGTTTAGAGTATAGTTTGGCACTTAATGCTGATGGCTCCATCCGACAAATTATTCCGTTAGGACAAGTAGCGGAAACTTATTTAGATCGCACGGAAATGCCTTTAATCGGTGAGTCTTTTGTTTCTCCCGTTGATGGAAAACGCACGCCTAAAATTCGGATAGTTCTCAATCCGAATGGCAAAGTTGATACATTCTTAGAATCTTTAGATTGATAGATGAGACAAGGAGATACCTATTCACTTGCTTGGGTGTCACGAATCTAAGGCTTACACACTCGATCGGATGGGTAGGGGTGGGTGAGAGATATAGCTAGGGACTCTCTTGCTAGGGGCTAGGGGAAGAAGGGTCTAGAATCAAGGCTTTCAGCAATTAAGAATGCCTTAATCGACTCTCGTCGGTTGCGATAAATTAAGCGTTTCACAGATAAACCGACTTGAAAACCCGCCCCTACAACCCTTGATTTCTCGTGACTTTGCATAAGTCATAAAATCTTTACTTTTTGCCCCTCAAGCCCCCTGCCGAAATAGTAAATGCAGCAATGTTTAAGCGAACTGATAAGGGATCGGGGTCAAAGCAAGCACGCCTGAAGTCTTTACCTTTCTCCTTTTTTTGTGCGATCCCCCTTTTTCCCAAAGTAGTTTTTGTCCTTTGATAAAGGTAACCAAAAAAATGCAACCCTTGAATAAATCTCTTTCTACTGTCAAATAAAGCGATAGTTTTTTAGGCCGATCGAATCCAGAAAACCTTTATTTAAATCGCGGAAATTTTACCGCTAATTTTAAGGTAACATTAATAACAATCGATTTTACGGATACCGAATAATTAGCCATTTTAAGGACTCGCCATTAACCGGCTAACACTTTAACGGTTGGTTGTGTAGAGTTAGAGGAATTTGTTAGCGGTCCTACTTCCACTTGCCCATCTTCTAAAGGTAACCTTTCCCGTAAGATAGCCATTTCTTGCTGCCAAATCAAAATTTCCTCCATACCTTCCCAAGAAGGTGCAAAGGGAGAAATCGCTAGGGAACAAGCTTGCCAACTACCCCGAACGGGGACGCTTAACTGTTGGCAGAAACCACCTCGTCTTCCCTCTGGCGTATAGAATCGACAAGCTCGACAGGCTGAAGTTGCAGGACTTACCTTCATAAAACCTCTTACTTTTTAGGAGTTACCCCGGGTTGATAAGTTTTTTTGTATTTCATTTTCTATTTATCGCAAATTCTCTGGTGGTCATGAAATCCTTCAAACCTTTATCTGGTAATAGTTTTAGCGATCCCGAAGTAAAAATAAATTTTAGGTTTTCTTCATTTTTACGTTAAGAAATCGATACATTAATTGGGAAAGAACGATATCAATTTCTATAAAAAATAAATCGGGATCAATGGAAACTTCAATGGAGGTCGCGAGCCAAGGTATGCGATCGCGATTCAAAAATAAAAAAAATTGCTCTATCCCAGGATAGATAAAAAAACATAAGATTTTATTATCTAATCGACTAAATTTTAGAGAATTATTAATAATTATCTGTAGGAGGGAAAAATAAAAAAATTCCCAAAAAAAGCCATTTTACTCAAAACCGTGACAAGTATCTAATCTTCTGAATGAACTCATTGACATCCGGAAGATTTTTCTTAAGCACTTAACTAGGTAGACAGGAAGCTCTAAGAAAGGGGCTTGAGGGCAGAGGGAAAAATCGGTGACACTGTTAAAGTAAGTTGGTATGGAAGAGAGTCCCCTACCCTTCATTTATGGGCCTATACCCGAATTTCCTCGTGTGAAGGTAGTAAACCTAATTTTCTAAAACCCCTAAAATGTCACTCAGGGACATCAAAAACATCTTAAATAAGAGGTAAAAAAAAAGTACTTCTGTTTTTGCTATTTCGTTTTTACTTTATACTGTCAAACTTCTCGCTCCAAATCTAGCTATGACTCAAGTCTCCCCCGTTGAACCAACAGAAAAGTCCTCTGCCACTCAGCCCTACTTGCCCGCATTAAAAACGGTGCTAGGAACTCTGGATGTTAAATTAGACGAAGAATTAGCTCGATATCGGCGCAAACGCGGGATCAAAACCTTTACAAATGCTACCAATAAGCGTTCTCAGCCTAAAAAAGGGTTGGATCTGATTGCGATCCGAGCTACTGGAGGTAGAACTCAGCCTCCGGATGTTGAGGAAATGGCATCCCCAGTGAGTTTACCAGTGTCGATAAGTGCCTCTGTTCCTCAAGTAGAAGCTAACAACGGTTATTCAGATATTTCTAATCCAGTACAGCCAGCACCAGCTTATTCGTTAGATAGTAATCCGATCGCACAACCGGAGTTGAACCCAACTTTGACTCAACCAGAGGTGGCTACTTACGGTACGCACCCAGATCGGTATTTAGAATCTTCCGAAGCGCTGCTCAAAAATTTGGAAGAAAAACGGGTCGCTCAACAGCCGGAGCGAACTTTCACAGACAGCCTGTTTACTCCTCTGGGCGTTGGCTCAATGCTACTGTTATTGCTCTCTAGCGCTACCTTGGGCTACGTGGCAGTCAATCCGTCGAGCCTAAGCCATCTGCCTTTCGGAGGTATTTTCGGTTCGCGAAGTACTCGGGAAGCAAAAGACCCTCAACAAACCGCATCTGTTAACGTTGCTAAAACGGGAGATGAGTCGATCCCCAATTCTCCTAACTTGGCTTCTCAAGAGTTCGTAGAGCTAAATTTAAGAACCTTAAGTACGATTACTCCTAGAAATCCCAGGATTCAACCTTTGGCAGCGCCCAGCCCTCAGTTACCAGTCAAGCAACCAGCGCCTCTGCCTAACCCGGTGGCTTCTCCCGTGCCTTTAGATTTGCCTTCCGCACTGCTACCGCAGTCAATTCAGTCAGGGGTGT
This genomic stretch from Leptolyngbyaceae cyanobacterium harbors:
- the menB gene encoding 1,4-dihydroxy-2-naphthoyl-CoA synthase, with the protein product MQVEWQTAKTYEDILYHKMDGIAKITINRPHKRNAFRPKTVFELYDAFCDAREDSSIGVVLFTGAGPHTDGKYAFCAGGDQSVRGTGGYVGDDGVPRLNVLDLQRLIRSMPKVVIALVAGYAIGGGHVLHIICDLTIAADNAIFGQTGPKVGSFDGGFGASYLARIVGQKKAREIWYLCRQYDAKQAVEMGLVNCVVPVEELEAEGIKWANEILEKSPIAIRCLKAAFNADCDGQAGLQELAGNATLLYYMTEEGAEGKQAFLDKRKPDFRQYPWLP
- a CDS encoding DUF3067 family protein, whose translation is MTGQELRQILLDKWGYSFDVQVRRSQGKIFLQVMWKYLEQASFPLSEAEYIAHLDTIASYIQAWNNAAQVQKYIEQTKERPRLGKAVNIPIELGERSSEWFI
- a CDS encoding cytochrome b6-f complex iron-sulfur subunit codes for the protein MAQVSGSADVPDMGRRQFMNLLTFGTITGTALGALYPVVKYFIPPSAGGSGGGAIAKDALGNDLIVSEYLQTHNPGDHSLAQGLKGDPTYVVVTDERAIGDFGINAICTHLGCVVPWNVAENKFKCPCHGSQYDSNGKVVRGPAPLSLALVHATVTADDKINFTPWTETDFRTGEAPWWA
- the petA gene encoding apocytochrome f → MKKVRLLSRGSKWAIGKIAVLAIATFALFFASDLVLPQSAAAYPFWAQATAPETPREPTGRIVCANCHLAAKPAEVELPQSVLPDTVFEAVVKIPYDLSAQQVLGDGSKGGLNVGAVLMLPEGFKIAPEDRIPEEMKEKVEGLYYQTYKEGQDNVVIIGPLPGEQYQEIVFPVLSPNPATDKNIHFGKYPVHLGANRGRGQVYPAGNKSNNNVYNASVGGTVTKIAPVEDGGYEVTIQTEDGKTVVEAIPAGPELLVSEGQPVNSGDALTNNPNVGGFGQDDGEIVLQDANRIKWLILFFIGIMLSQTFLVLKKKQIEKVQAAEMNF
- the crtA gene encoding cyanoexosortase A, with the protein product MKFALLLYFQQARYWLLAILGALIVINLQLNWRFTTNLSQLTISIFFWVAALSLIYKKRHNLKLESDFFSTIMGILLIVWVLVRNANQTSNDDILQYLSPFFSAIGVALLASGIKEIKQYWQPLITVFFLSLPNLTIINLMEKTMKISLLSAKICNFVLWYLGFPVYRQGVIVILPKGAIEIYAGCAGIDIIILLLQLSVIFFFFFNCKTYQKLLLPMVAIALALVVNSGRLVWMALLVNSSNQAAFDYWHGAEGAQIFCNISIVLFGIACHFFIRQNDQKMTT
- a CDS encoding cyanoexosortase A system-associated protein, with amino-acid sequence MIIPNKIRIFILAVTFSGIVLTSIEFFVAPSLGKRIQFDFPSQIPLPGWQLTESNLINNKSQDNYQYVSGKFYKYQQNQYTIDIEMRYLVHTNGSIPDLIKIYTFIEPSSNLISLNTSKIKNVGFHNLFVSQGRAYLNACINPRGGSTVTNQQFAENRRNYDLKFSRLLPWLIGKENLRDWRCLWVNMSVPLDNSSPQEAYRILEKAWIYWYQWWSTRFPKP
- a CDS encoding HpsJ family protein; its protein translation is MNELPEIEWRTTSLIRVAGYGLLLLAAFDYVNIFIPSRFTNPVWEFQMMAELIEKSPVPLIGLVFVFYGKDEFRREIENIFLRILSWFCLVVAILYIVLIPLGVNNTIRINNLNNSQINNQLSQQLGQLQQVTTRLNEASSQQNIANLYNAITRQNLPPNINNPEELKKRLLSEVEATRNRVQMEAETTRKNQKINLLKNSVKWNLGAIICGVLFMMVWRITNWAR